One Fusarium musae strain F31 chromosome 6, whole genome shotgun sequence DNA segment encodes these proteins:
- a CDS encoding hypothetical protein (BUSCO:EOG09263YFX) — MATPANTAAEALASEQTYFAQNPPPRNLSAHTALAAGFISSHAAAGRRVVLVTSGGTTVPLEKQTVRYIDNFSAGTRGATSAEYFLEAGYAVIFLHRQFSLLPYSRHYSHATDCFLDFLTEDGSGRIGVRSEVQDKMQEVLRKYRKARDDNMLLTLPFVTIVDYLHELREIARLMRPLGPSGLLYLAAAVSDFFVPPDRMAEHKIQSTNAVEQKRPDDEETFDNFDSSPSVPRSKRLVIDLDPVPKFLKNLVDGWAPEGMIVSFKLETDPALLVRKARYSLDRYQHHLVIGNLLSTRKWEVVFVSPKREDNWVRVPREGGWGEAEGRPLVAEELPSQEPDVEIESLIIPAVQELHGEHIKAQKQK, encoded by the coding sequence ATGGCTACACCTGCCAACACCGCTGCTGAGGCCCTCGCCTCCGAGCAGACATACTTTGCTCAGAACCCTCCTCCGCGCAATTTATCAGCCCACACTGCTCTCGCAGCTGGCTTCATCTCGTCTCACGCCGCTGCGGGCCGTCGTGTCGTCCTCGTCACATCGGGCGGCACTACCGTCCCCCTTGAGAAGCAGACTGTTCGATACATCGACAACTTCAGCGCTGGAACTCGTGGTGCTACGAGCGCCGAGTACTTCCTCGAAGCTGGATATgccgtcatcttcctccatcGCCAGTTCAGTCTGCTGCCGTACTCGCGACATTATTCGCATGCCACAGACTGCTTCTTGGACTTTCTGACTGAAGATGGGAGTGGGAGAATTGGTGTGAGGAGCGAGGTGCAGGATAAGATGCAGGAGGTGTTGAGAAAGTATCGCAAGGCGAGGGATGACAATATGCTTCTCACACTGCCCTTTGTCACTATTGTCGACTATCTCCATGAGCTGCGAGAAATTGCCCGACTCATGCGTCCTCTTGGCCCATCTGGTCTTCTCTACCTCGCCGCAGCCGTGTCGGACTTTTTCGTTCCTCCTGATCGTATGGCCGAGCACAAGATCCAGTCAACCAACGCTGTTGAGCAGAAACGAccagacgatgaagagaccTTTGATAACTTTGACTCATCGCCTTCTGTCCCACGCTCAAAGCGTCTCGTCATCGATCTCGACCCTGTCCCCAAGTTTCTCAAGAATCTCGTGGATGGTTGGGCACCAGAGGGTATGATTGTGTCTTTCAAGCTTGAGACGGACCCAGCACTTCTTGTGCGTAAGGCTCGCTACAGTCTTGATCGATATCAGCATCACCTCGTTATCGGAAACCTTCTATCCACCCGCAAGTGGGAGGTTGTGTTTGTGAGTCCTAAGAGGGAAGATAACTGGGTGCGTGTGCCGAGAGAGGGCGGCTGGGGAGAAGCTGAGGGCAGGCCACTTGTAGCAGAGGAGCTGCCGAGTCAAGAACcagatgttgagattgaATCGCTCATTATTCCTGCGGTACAAGAGCTTCATGGAGAGCATATCAAGGCACAGAAACAGAAGTAG
- a CDS encoding hypothetical protein (EggNog:ENOG41), whose amino-acid sequence MPKEKNYNPVQAQRKADKAKALKKGKHERQERLNEKLSRKNPERIQKQIDDLKKITSSGGKLTRHEEQTLEGLEKEIKAVKKAREALGDKAPTFSRGWNRDHDSGSRVLGKRRRGSNDATTSDEEVPDDVKSIPMPRDTPPPIPKDVMDKWYAERRARREAENPRPDAEDKQKREAPVVEAKTVYEAKPVVRDLRKEAVSAFVPTAVKMKMNKGQGQGGLIEPEEADRLEQEGYLKTAGRSSEARPDQGQSSRHVTMEDVEDEEA is encoded by the exons ATgccaaaagagaagaattACAACCCTGTGCAGGCTCAGCGCAAAGCTGACAAGGCGAAGGCTCTCAAGAAAG GCAAGCATGAACGACAAGAACGCTTGAACGAGAAGCTATCGCGAAAGAATCCCGAGCGCATTCAAAAACAGATCGACGACCTCAAGAAAATCACATCAAGCGGCGGCAAGCTTACTCGTCACGAGGAACAAACATTAGAAGGACttgaaaaggaaataaaagcaGTGAAGAAGGCCAGAGAAGCACTTGGCGACAAAGCGCCAACATTTAGTCGAGGATGGAACAGAGATCACGACTCAGGATCTAGGGTATTAGGGAAGAGGCGCAGAGGTTCAAATGATGCTACAACAAGCGACGAAGAAGTCCCCGACGACGTCAAGAGTATTCCTATGCCTCGAGATACACCGCCACCGATTCCTAAAGACGTCATGGACAAATGGTATGCCGAACGACGAGCAAGGAGAGAGGCAGAGAACCCTAGGCCGGACGCCGAGGACAAACAAAAGAGGGAAGCGCCAGTCGTCGAAGCAAAAACAGTATATGAAGCCAAGCCTGTGGTGCGCGATCTCAGAAAAGAGGCAGTTTCGGCATTTGTGCCTACGGCagtcaagatgaagatgaacaaGGGCCAGGGTCAAGGAGGGTTAATAGAGCCGGAGGAAGCAGATCGACTTGAACAAGAGGGCTATCTCAAGACGGCGGGTCGCAGCTCGGAAGCACGACCCGATCAAGGCCAATCATCACGGCATGTGACCATGGAGGAtgtggaagacgaggaggctTGA
- a CDS encoding hypothetical protein (EggNog:ENOG41), with amino-acid sequence MASTGTGGTLPPNFLLTPQQQNLLFAALNSNKQQLSGSSADNSLTVSPTTFRNSAGQQKSVTATGYQESPFLDNYDYDFGDSGFDFSFASEDQPSMIGDLPAASTEPNNNSGSVALSDSPETDTPEKRSYPDDEDDEDSPGGDHKRRESTDKVPKKPGRKPLTSEPSSKRKAQNRAAQRAFRERKEKHLKDLETKVEELEKASQAANHENGMLRAQVERMTAELNQYKQKVTVMSATKSLPRDKVPFGSAAVSNLGDVNFQFEFPKFGMLPGPPVSKTGSSPTSPDQQKITYPSPTANSVNHSAQTAQQFKDDLAKFSGVFSPSMASSATNPSRASVDSANYSVNGASSSPSASSHSNTGPSSSCGTSPEPFNQSPMGFKPVDTMTTIGEEQTHQNNNNNSPSQFGNIDLNSTNFDWLSQQNGGQFDPQLFGDYREPQESVLANPSFDDFFNDALDSDFFTPYNMAPNSPSTHLNGQVKKPSNLIDQIDAQKESDDEPLKKQNMNCNQLWEKLQACPKAQNGEFDLDGLCSELTKKAKCSGTGPVVAETDFDTILQKYMGKDVSSSCVAQQLGVEIKSSDPNQDKHIGLPI; translated from the exons ATGGCTTCTACCGGTACTGGAGGCACTTTGCCACCCAACTTTCTCCTGACCCCGCAACAGCAGAACCTGCTCTTTGCTGctctcaactccaacaagCAGCAGCTCTCTGGTTCTTCCGCGGACAATTCTCTGACAGTTTCTCCCACGACGTTCCGCAATTCTGCTGGCCAGCAAAAGTCCGTCACCGCTACAGGTTACCAGGAGAGTCCCTTCCTCGACAACTACGACTATGACTTTGGCGATTCTGGCTTCGACTTCTCCTTCGCCAGCGAGGACCAGCCTTCCATGATTGGAGATCTTCCCGCTGCTTCCACGGAGCCCAACAACAACTCTGGTTCTGTCGCTCTGTCCGATTCCCCAGAGACTGATACCCCAGAGAAGCGCAGCTACCccgacgacgaggatgatgaagatagCCCTGGTGGAGATCACAAGCGCCGTGAGAGTACCGACAAGGTCCCTAAGAAGCCCGGTCGTAAGCCTCTTACATCCGAGCCCAGCTCC AAGCGCAAGGCTCAAAACCGGGCTGCCCAGCGTGCTTTCAGAGAACGCAAGGAGAAGCACTTGAAGGATCTTGAGACAAAGGTTGAAGAGCTAGAGAAGGCTTCACAGGCCGCCAACCATGAGAATGGCATGCTTCGAGCTCAGGTTGAGCGCATGACAGCTGAACTCAACCAGTATAAGCAAAAGGTCACAGTGATGTCAGCTACCAAGTCACTGCCAAGGGACAAGGTTCCTTTCGGCAGCGCTGCCGTCAGCAACCTTGGTGATGTTAACTTCCAGTTCGAGTTTCCCAAGTTTGGCATGCTTCCAGGGCCGCCTGTCAGTAAGACTGGCTCATCGCCTACAAGCCCGGATCAGCAAAAGATCACATACCCAAGCCCAACTGCCAACAGCGTCAACCACAGCGCGCAAACCGCACAACAATTCAAGGATGACTTGGCCAAGTTCTCGGGTGTCTTCAGCCCTTCCATGGCAAGCTCTGCTACCAACCCCTCTCGTGCGAGCGTCGACTCCGCAAACTACAGCGTCAATGGCGCTTCCAGCTCCCCATCTGCTTCATCCCATTCAAACACTGGCCCCAGCTCTTCTTGCGGAACATCGCCCGAGCCTTTCAACCAGTCTCCCATGGGCTTCAAGCCTGTTGATACGATGACTACCATTGGCGAGGAGCAGACACatcagaacaacaacaataacagTCCCAGTCAGTTCGGCAACATCGATCTCAATAGCACCAACTTTGACTGGCTGTCACAACAGAACGGTGGACAGTTTGACCCACAGCTCTTTGGTGATTATCGTGAACCTCAAGAAAGCGTCTTGGCAAACCCATCTTTCGACGACTTCTTCAACGATGCTCTTGATAGCGATTTCTTTACTCCTTACAACATGGCTCCTAACAGCCCCAGCACGCATCTCAATGGCCAGGTCAAGAAGCCATCGAACCTGATTGATCAGATTGATGCTCAAAAGGAGTCCGATGACGAACCTCTTAAGAAGCAGAACATGAACTGCAATCAACTGTG GGAGAAACTTCAAGCTTGCCCCAAGGCACAGAATGGTGAATTCGACCTGGACGGCCTCTGCTCCGAACttaccaagaaggccaagtgCTCTGGCACTGGTCCTGTGGTTGCTGAGACCGACTTTGACACCATTCTGCAAAAGTATATGGGCAAAGACGTCTCCAGTAGTTGTGTCGCCCAACAGTTGGGTGTGGAAATAAAGTCGAGTGACCCAAACCAAGATAAGCATATTGGTCTGCCAATTTGA